From Vigna unguiculata cultivar IT97K-499-35 chromosome 5, ASM411807v1, whole genome shotgun sequence, the proteins below share one genomic window:
- the LOC114183748 gene encoding uncharacterized protein LOC114183748, producing the protein MDKKSSVSGENGDGCSFPVKLGDCLEELVRFSFSSCTHHLNLSSQFCSTLLKDDPTYPSSSHSQSQPDDSLEGVPPYPLYKRLASALLRCIDSGTFCRTGSNLAMGHEFEDSSIQQKQREWQKLILEKGFEIVNVLKGVSFELHVQEPFFSQLTDGLKTIEGRCASGKCNRIKSGNLILFNKSVVFEVQGVRRYPTFFAMLEAESLDKVLPGVESGEEGVKVYRRFYTEEQERENGVLAIIVSKFTPQPYDSLASLFCGLSYEGVQGLLGLMQTTGTISDALPPPISTLLASFNIPCTPNENGLSHGARALAKHACRSASSYWGSLNGNDSNKNRLAKDAINRLIAHCCWLNVHIVPPHGVVFEIRVADGYGARWNEDGSKFIGFLEPYMQDGHSKGWKH; encoded by the exons ATGGACAAGAAAAGTAGTGTTTCCGGTGAAAATGGTGATGGGTGTTCGTTTCCGGTGAAGCTCGGTGATTGTTTAGAAGAACTTGTTAGGTTCAGTTTCAGTTCTTGCACTCACCATCTCAATCTTTCTTCCCAATTCTGCTCCACCCTTCTCAAAGATGACCCAACATACCCATCATCCTCACACTCACAATCACAACCAGATG ATTCTTTGGAAGGAGTGCCACCGTATCCCTTGTACAAGCGTCTGGCTTCAGCTCTGTTGAGGTGTATTGATTCTGGAACGTTTTGTAGGACTGGCAGCAATTTAGCCATGGGCCATGAATTTGAAGATTCTTCCATACAGCAGAAACAACGAGAGTGGCAAAAATTGATTCTGGAGAAGGGGTTTGAAATTGTAAAT GTTTTGAAGGGTGTTTCCTTTGAACTCCACGTCCAAGAGCCTTTCTTTTCACAGCTAACCG ATGGCCTAAAAACAATTGAAGGGAGGTGTGCTAGTGGGAAGTGCAATAG GATTAAATCAGGAAATCTGATTCTCTTTAACAAGTCTGTGGTGTTCGAAGTTCAG GGAGTAAGACGGTATCCAACATTCTTTGCCATGTTAGAGGCAGAAAGCCTTGACAAAGTTCTTCCAGGAGTTGAAAGTGGGGAAGAAG GTGTAAAAGTCTACCGGAGGTTCTACACAGAGGAGCAGGAACGTGAAAATGGTGTTCTTGCAATCATTGTTTCAAAATTCACCCCTCAACCCTACGATTCTTTGGCTAGCTTATTCTGT GGATTAAGCTATGAGGGTGTTCAAGGCCTTCTAGGTCTGATGCAGACCACAGGAACAATTTCTGACGCACTACCTCCGCCAATATCAACTCTATTAGCCTCTTTTAATATACCCTGCACTCCAAAT GAAAATGGCTTGAGTCATGGAGCTCGTGCGTTGGCCAAGCATGCTTGTAGGAGTGCCAGTAGTTATTGGGGTTCTCTAAATGGAAACG attctaataaaaataggcTTGCAAAGGATGCCATTAACCGCTTAATAGCACATTGTTGTTGGCTGAATGTGCATATTGTCCCACCGCATGGAGTTGTCTTTGAAATAAGGGTTGCCGATGGATATGGTGCCCGCTGGAATGAAGATGGAAGTAAG tTTATTGGATTTTTAGAGCCTTACATGCAAGATGGTCACTCAAAGGGATGGAAGCACTAG
- the LOC114183709 gene encoding protein SHORT-ROOT-like codes for MHLSPYTTTPKKPSPHSNTHHHHHRHHNNHHHHHSNNIVDEAAALDNTNMHRSNQSHTSTSRSSDSSEPNEDGKWAPKLLRECAKAISERDSTKTHHLLWMLNELASPYGDCDQKLASYFLQALFCRATESGERCYKTLSSVAEKNHTFDSARRLILKFQEVSPWTTFGHVASNGAILEALEGEPKLHIIDLSNTLCTQWPTLLEALATRNDETPHLKLTVVALAGSVMKEVGQRMEKFARLMGVPFEFNVITGLRDLTKEGLGVQEDEAVAVNCVGALRRVEVEERENLIRVLKSLGPKVVTVVEEEADFCSSGEDFVKCFEECLKFYSLYFEMLEESFPPTSNERLMLERECSRSIVRVLACCGGGGGGDDMEDDGEEFECCERRERGTQWCERLRNAFSPVGFSDDVVDDVKALLKRYQPGWSLVVSQGDDHLSGIYLTWKEEPVVWASAWKP; via the coding sequence ATGCACTTAAGTCCTTACACCACCACTCCAAAGAAGCCATCACCACATTCCAacacccaccaccaccaccaccgccaccacaacaaccaccaccaccaccatagcAACAACATTGTTGATGAGGCTGCAGCGTTAGATAACACCAACATGCATCGCAGCAACCAGAGCCACACATCCACAAGTCGTTCTTCGGACTCGAGTGAGCCGAACGAAGATGGCAAATGGGCACCGAAGCTTCTGAGAGAGTGTGCAAAAGCGATATCAGAGAGAGATTCCACGAAAACGCACCATCTTTTGTGGATGCTGAACGAGCTTGCTTCGCCCTACGGTGACTGCGATCAAAAGCTCGCGTCTTACTTCTTGCAAGCCTTGTTCTGCAGAGCCACCGAGTCCGGCGAGAGATGCTACAAGACGCTCTCCTCCGTGGCGGAGAAGAACCACACGTTCGATTCCGCGAGGAGGTTGATTCTCAAGTTCCAGGAGGTGAGCCCTTGGACCACGTTCGGACACGTGGCCTCCAACGGGGCCATCTTGGAGGCCTTGGAGGGAGAGCCCAAGCTCCACATCATCGATCTCAGCAACACGCTTTGCACGCAGTGGCCCACTTTGTTGGAGGCTCTGGCCACGCGAAACGACGAAACGCCGCACCTGAAACTCACCGTGGTGGCGCTTGCGGGGTCGGTGATGAAGGAGGTTGGTCAACGGATGGAGAAGTTCGCGAGGCTCATGGGCGTGCCCTTTGAATTCAACGTGATCACCGGCTTGAGGGATCTCACGAAAGAAGGGTTGGGGGTTCAGGAGGACGAAGCCGTCGCCGTGAACTGCGTCGGGGCGCTGAGAAGAGTGGAGGTTGAAGAGAGGGAAAACTTGATTCGCGTGTTGAAGTCTCTTGGCCCTAAAGTGGTGACCGTGGTGGAGGAAGAAGCTGATTTTTGCAGCTCCGGGGAGGATTTCGTAAAGTGCTTCGAGGAGTGTCTGAAGTTCTACTCTCTCTATTTCGAGATGTTGGAGGAGAGTTTTCCTCCGACCAGCAACGAGAGGTTGATGTTGGAGAGGGAGTGTTCGAGGAGCATAGTTAGGGTTTTGGCAtgctgtggtggtggtggtggcggtgatGACATGGAAGACGACGGAGAAGAGTTTGAGTGTTGTGAGAGGAGGGAGAGAGGAACACAGTGGTGTGAGAGGCTGAGGAATGCATTTTCGCCGGTGGGTTTCAGCGATGATGTGGTTGATGATGTGAAAGCGTTGCTGAAGAGGTACCAACCAGGGTGGTCACTGGTGGTTTCTCAGGGTGATGATCATCTCTCAGGGATTTACTTGACATGGAAGGAGGAACCAGTGGTTTGGGCTTCAGCATGGAAACCCTAG
- the LOC114183598 gene encoding uncharacterized protein LOC114183598, with protein MVKASSNNTLVSVIVIVALIFPEVVHSQALSPSDSVADNVSDTITQSDNTIRVDPLDHFEKYRGGFNITNKHYWSSVIFTGVYGYAIGVLCILCGIVYGIFSVITLVCQRNDRRRVKKVFPCNYKSCDPSIPLAILLTTFAIAATGLVLAGSARFHSEAKNAVNIIIKTANEASETIQNTTGALKDMESNFMEANVTAETSVDIDSTTEKLDDASANIEKQARKNRRLINKGLKLVFVTTTVIISINLVAVIALSVSGVLRLRRALYMLVILCWLMTVICWLLFGVYFFLEKFSGDACTALNNFQENPYNNSLSSLLPCDELLSAKSVLSDVSAGIYDLVNKVNANISAMQATSDMNLAHVCNPFSAPPNYLYQPENCPANTIRIGDIPKALKPFTCPDAIDGSCDSLYYISGREYTRVEAYTNSIQDVLNVYPSVEHLLECKLVKEAFSEVLFNHCKPLKKFAEMVWLGMLFLAVFMVLLILLWTIKTRHEHRYNLSDGSVEPHFAPTKALESGTVKEIVI; from the exons ATGGTCAAAGCTAGCAGCAACAACACCCTGGTGTCTGTTATAGTTATTGTAGCCTTGATTTTCCCAGAAGTAGTACATTCACAAGCCCTCTCACCTAGTGATTCTGTTGCAG ATAATGTGTCAGATACCATTACACAATCGGATAATACCATCAGAGTGGACCCTTTAGATCATTTCGAGAAATACAGAGGAGGGTTTAACATCACCAACAAGCACTATTGGAGT TCGGTGATCTTCACTGGAGTATATGGATATGCAATTGGGGTGCTCTGCATTTTGTGTGGAATTGTGTATGGAATCTTTTCGGTAATAACCTTGGTTTGCCAAAGAAATGACAGAAGAAGGGTTAAGAAGGTCTTTCCCTGTAATTACAAGAGTTGTGATCCTTCAATTCCTTTGGCTATATTACTCACTACTTTTGCTAT AGCTGCAACTGGGCTAGTTCTTGCTGGGAGTGCAAGATTCCATTCTGAAGCTAAGAATGCTGTTAATATTATAATCAAGACAGCGAATGAGGCATCAGAAACGATACAAAACACAACAGGAGCGTTAAAAGACATGGAAAGTAACTTTATGGAAGCCAATGTCACTGCTGAGACATCCGTTGATATTGACTCCACTACTGAGAAACTTGATGATGCATCTGCAAACATTGAAAAGCAAGCCAGAAAGAATAGGCGCCTTATTAACAAGGGCTTGAAACTAGT TTTTGTAACTACCACAGTGATTATAAGCATCAACTTGGTTGCTGTAATAGCTCTGTCAG TTTCTGGAGTACTGAGGTTACGGCGGGCACTATACAT GCTTGTAATATTATGCTGGTTGATGACAGTGATATGCTGGCTACTCTTTGGGGTCTATTTCTTCTTAGAAAA ATTTTCTGGTGATGCATGCACAGCTCTTAACAACTTTCAAGAAAATCCCTATAACAACAGCCTAAGCTCACTCCTTCCTTGTGATGAATTGCTCTCGGCAAAATCAGTTCTATCTGATGTTAGTGCGGGGATCTACGACCTTGTTAATAAG GTGAATGCAAACATATCAGCCATGCAGGCAACATCAGATATGAATCTTGCTCATGTTTGCAACCCTTTCTCAGCTCCACCAAACTACTTATACCAGCCCGAGAACTGCCCTGCTAACACTATAAGAATAGGAGACATCCCAAAG GCATTGAAACCATTCACTTGTCCGGATGCCATTGATGGAAGCTGTGACAGTTTGTATTACATTAGCGGCAGGGAATACACGAGAGTTGAGGCTTACACAAATTCAATTCAGGACGTGCTGAATGTGTATCCTAGTGTGGAACACTTGTTGGAATGCAAACTAGTAAAAGAAGCATTCTCTGAAGTCCTTTTCAACCACTGCAAGCCTTTGAAGAAATTTGCTGAGATGGTATGGCTAGGAATGCTGTTTCTTGCAGTGTTCATGGTGTTGCTAATTCTGCTGTGGACTATAAAAACTCGTCATGAGCATCGTTATAATCTTTCAGATGGTTCTGTGGAGCCTCATTTTGCACCAACCAAAGCCTTGGAATCAGGAACAGTTAAAGAGATCGTGATTTGA
- the LOC114184076 gene encoding 60S ribosomal protein L38, giving the protein MPKQIHEIKDFLLTARRKDARSVKIKRSKDVVKFKVRCSRYLYTLCVFDSEKADKLKQSLPPGLSVQDV; this is encoded by the exons ATg CCGAAACAGATTCATGAGATTAAAGACTTCCTCCTCACTGCGAGGAGGAAGGATGCACGCTCTGTGAAAATCAAGAGGAGCAAAGATGTGGTAAAGTTCAAGGTTCGCTGCTCCAGGTACCTGTACACCCTATGTGTGTTTGACTCTGAGAAGGCTGATAAGTTGAAGCAATCCCTTCCTCCAG GTTTAAGTGTGCAAGATGTGTGA